In Musa acuminata AAA Group cultivar baxijiao chromosome BXJ2-8, Cavendish_Baxijiao_AAA, whole genome shotgun sequence, one genomic interval encodes:
- the LOC103974107 gene encoding mitochondrial import inner membrane translocase subunit TIM14-1 — protein MVLPLLAGLAVAAAALAGRYGVQAWQAYKARPVVPRMRKFYEGGFQPTMTRREAALILGVRENAPPDKIKEAHKKVMVANHPDAGGSHYLASKINEAKDVLLGKTKGGGSAF, from the exons ATG GTTTTACCTTTACTAGCAGGATTAGcagttgctgctgctgctcttgcTGGTAGATATGGTGTCCAAGCTTGGCAGGCATACAAGGCTCGGCCGGTAGTTCCTCGTATGCGTAAGTTCTATGAAGGGGGCTTCCAGCCTACTATGACAAGAAGAGAAGCTGCCCTTATTCTTGGTGTCAG GGAAAATGCCCCTCCAGACAAAATAAAAGAAGCACACAAAAAGGTTATGGTTGCTAACCATCCAGATGCAGGAGGAAGTCATTACCTTGCTTCCAAGATTAACGAGGCAAAAGATGTCCTGCTTGGAAAGACCAAAGGTGGTGGATCTGCATTTTGA